CCTTTTGAAGCAACCCGCGTAGCGCCGACTCTTGAATTCAATGGCATGGGTGGTGGTTACATGGGCGAGGGAGAGAAGACGATTATTCCGAGCAAGGCATTCGCCAAGATTACCTGTCGTCTGGTTCCGGATCAGGAGCCTAAAACGATACAGAAGCTGGTCGAAGCTGCAATTCGCGAGCGTTGCCCGGAGTCCGTCAATGTGGAAGTCGCACTTGGCGCGGGAGCAGGTCCATATATGGTTACGCCTCCTGGTAAACCCAACACGCCAGCCGATCAGTCACCTGTTTTAAACAAGGCATTCAGCATCGTTGATTCTGCGATGGAAGAGGTTTGGGGAGTCGCCCCAATCCATCTTCGTGAAGGTGGCAGTGTGCCGATTATCAAATTGCTGAAAGAGGCAACTGGTTGCGATAGCCTGATGATGGGACTTTTTACGGCGGAGGACAGGCTGCATTCACCCAATGAAAGTTTTCACCTCAAGATAATGGAGCGCGGCATCCAGACTTATAAGCGCCTCTTTACCGAACTTGCGAGGAGCTAGCTATTTTATAAAAAAACCACAAAGGGCGCAAAGAATGCAGAGTTTGGATCATTTTCCTCTCTGCGTTCTTTGCGCCCTCTGCGGTTTATAAAAATCCAGAGAATCCTTGTTGGATTTATTGAGGCTTAGTTACCCACGACGATCATTTCGACCTTACGGTCATTGATCGCTTCCGGATCGGTCTTATCCAAGCCTTGGTCGGCTTCGAGTTCGCCAAGTGAAAGAATTTCAACACGGTCCGGAGAGATGCCGATTTGAATCAGGTAGTCTTTGACTGCATTTGCTCTACGGTCACCAAGGCCGAGGTTGTATTGCGTGGTGCCCTTCCAGTCAGTGTGACCTTCGGCGATAAGGGTTGTCCCTGGGTTGTTACGTAAAAAGTCGGCAGCGGCTTCTACTTTATAACGTTCACCAGGGCGGATGCTGTATTCATCGTAACCGAAATAAACGACATCAAGAATTTGCTCGTTTCCGTCTCCTAGCAGTGCTACACCGCCTGCGCCATCACGGCCTGGCAGAAGATCGCCGTCTTCGGAGTAGATACCACCATCGCCGATGGTGTCTGATCCGGGGTTATTGTAAAGCCCTCCATCAGGAATCCATCCTGTGGGGCGCGATGGGTTGTTCAGCACAGTGTCCGCTGGAGTCGGACCATTATCGCTGGAGCAACCTGAGAGTAATAACAATGCACCGATTAATGCGACGCTGACTTTGACAAGAGATTTCATTACCCAATAATGTGTGGACTTTCATTTTTCTGGCGCAAGCCATTTCGAGGATTTCAGTGACAATTTCGCAAATATCACAAAGCTTTGATGCCTGCTTTCTCGTGGACAACGGTTCTTTGAGACCTGCTGCAGTGTTTGGGCTGCGTTCTGTTGCTTCCCAAATGAGTGAAAGAGCCGGTTTTCCAGTCGAACCTGTTTCCGTGTTACATTCCTCAAAAATTGCTTCCGACAAACTCGAAGGGAAGGAAGCCGAGGTTTTCGAAACTGCGATTACGCGTCGTTTGAAATCCGGGATGCGTTCGTTCCTTGTCATTCCATTTTTCTTTGGACCAAGTCGTGCGTTGACGGAGTTTTTGCCAGAACGTTTTTCGGTTATTGCATGTGACCATCCTGATGCACGTCTTGTGATGGCTTCGCCACTTGCCGGGGATGAAAGGATTGCTGATTCAAGAATCGCAAAAGCTCTGTCTGATTCGATCAATGAAGTCGTTGTCGCTAGGGGATTGGAGGAATACTCTGCGGTCCTGGTCGATCATGGGACTCCAGTCAGAGAAGTTGCCGCTATTCGTGATTCGGTGGGGGCTCAACTTGAAGCGCTTCTGGACAGCCGGTGTCATTCTTTTGCGGTTAGTTCAATGGAGCGCCGGCCGGAGCCGGAATATGCATTCAATGAACCACTGTTGGAAAATGTGCTTGGCGCAGATGATTTCACCAGTGGCCCGGTTGTTATCGCGCACCTGTTTCTCCTGCCAGGGCGTCATGCTGGGGACAGTGGCGATATTGCAGAGATATGCTCAGCCGCTGAAAACGGATCTCCCGAACTCAGATGCATCCGAAGTTCCTTGCTCGGAGGGCATCCCTTAATACTCGAAATCCTGATGGACCGCCTGCACGAGACGCTTGCGCAGCAAAGTTAGTTTGCTGTTGTAGTCGTCGTTGGTGTCGTTTCAGCCGGTGAGCGAAGCGCTGTATCGATAATACCATGCTGAATTGCATAGCGCGTCAGGCTGGCTACGTCGTGAAGATCGAGTTTCTTCATCAGATTGGTTCGATGGTTTTCTGCTGTCTTGACACTGATATCGAGTTTACGTGCCACTTCTTTGGTGCTGTAACTTTCAGCAATCAACTGAAGGATTTCACGTTCGCGAGCTGTCAGGACCTCAACGCCCTTCTTTTGGTTGGACTGTGGATTGAGGACAGCTTCGCGAAGCATTTGAGCGACTTCCGGTCCGAAATAGCTTCCACCATGGGATACGATCTCGATACCTTTTTTCAATTCGGAAAGTGGTGCTGCTTTCTCCACAAAACCGTGTGCTCCTGCTTGAAGGAGTTCGCGAACCAGCGATGGATTTTGATATCCGGAAAAGACCAGGACTCGTGTGTTGCGAAGGTGTTTGGAGAATCGTCGTAAAACCTCGGCACCATTCAGGCCGGGAAGCATGACATCCAGAATGACGAAGTCAGGCTTGTTCTCAAGGCAGAGGGTCAATGCTGCCTGTCCATCGCCGGTTTCGGCAATGACTTCAAATGATGGATCTGCTTTTACTACGTGCGCGATCATCTCGCGGACGGCAGTCTGGTCTTCTATTATGACAACACGCTTCATAGACGGCTCTGGTTCTTTAATGAAAATGTTTTATTGTTTTCGTGGAAAGAGGATCGAATGCCAAGTGAAGTCCTTCCATGTATAAGAGTTTTACTAATTTATTACGCTTGCATTAGCAAGAATCTAAAAAGCCTATAACTTTGAATACTAATGGATTGGGAATGGCAACTGTGAAATAATGACTCGGGATCTATCGATGATTTAAAACAGTTTCCAATATATTGGTTCCGAGGAGATATTTAACTACTTAACTGCCCATAATTGAAAACACTGCCAGTGCACCCATTCCGAGGATACCAGCAGCCGCGCAGACAATCATAACGTAGAGGTTAAGTGTGATTGTGCAGATGAATGCAGCGATTGAGCCAACCGCCACCGCGATCAGTTGGTTGGTGTCCCCCCATGACCACGCTATGTAGGCAAAGTAACCGAGTCCAACCATGGCTCGAAACCGAATGACAGGGAATGCATCGGTTACGGCCAGAAAGCAGCAAAGTGCAAGGAATGCATCGAGACAACCTAAGATCAGCTTGGGATGTTGTAGCAGGAGGAGGTAGTCTTTTTCTTCCGTGATCAGCTGAATAATTGCCCATCCCGGGTAGATATTCGAGATCGCACTCAGAATCATCATAACACCAAGGGCCGGCAGACTTATCGCTGCGGCGCGCTCCATGTTGGTGCCTTTGGTTTTCAGGTGCTTCGTGTCCTCAGTTCTTCCTTCTGAGGCCGCCAGCATTTCATCGACGGTTACCGTTCTGGCTTCGGATTCATCCGCATTGATGGTATCAGCGACTTCCTTGGCCCTAAGGTTCAGATGCTTTTTTTCAGGAAAGAGAATATCACTGAGGCTCTGACTCTCAACAATTGGAATCCAGTCCTCTCTGTCTTCATCGTAGTAAAGTGTTTCCCGGTCTGCTTTGCCTGATTCAATGAGGTCAGTGATTTTGGGGATGGTATAGGGGCCCCTGGCCTCGTTCTCTTCAGGCTGGCGGATGTAGTATTCGCTCATCAATGACAGGCTGTTCAGATTAGCTTCCTCAATCAAGACGAAAACGTGGCATCATTTGGGCTATAATGTTGACCAATGCTTAGCTGTTGCTGTCTTCAGCATTACCCCATTTTAACTTCTTTCTTAGGATTCTGAAGTGTGAATATGTATGGGGTTGGAGTAAGGGGAGGGCTTTTTTACAGATTTTTATTTTAAATGGAAAGTGGTGTTCACCATGAAACCTTTGACTTCCATCCAGCGTCAGAAAGGGGTTTCCGGCACTTTCCAAAAGCTCAACGCTCAATTCGGTATTTCCACTAAAAACGAGACTGCGGTTTGTCAGAGTGTGCGGGCAGACTGGTGTCATTGTAAGGACACTGGCATCCGGCATCACGATTGGTCCGCCCGATGAAAGATTGTAAGCGGTTGATCCGGTTGGTGTGCTGAAAATGATACCGTCACTATAATAGTCGGTTACCAGGTCATCACCGCACTTGACTCGTAGCCCAATCAAGCGACTGACGTCTGCACTTTTGATGACGGCGTCATTTAGGGCTAGAGAGCGTTCGCCGTCCTTAGTGTCGCACTCAAGAATGGATCGGTTAACGATGCAGTAGTCGCCTTGAAGTATGTTTTCGAACTCATCTTGTGCCTCCTGGACGGAATACGTGGCAAGAAACCCGAGTTTTCCACGGTTGATACCAAAGACCGGAATGTTCCAGGAGACGGATTCGGGAACGACGCTAAGCAGAGTGCCATCGCCTCCGACAACACAGCAGGCATCCTGCCCTTCAAGGAATCCGGCTTCTATTGGATAGTCCTGTGTCATCCGCACAGTGACGCCGTGGTTTTGAGCCACAGCTGCAAGAAGGTCAGCCAGTTCCACGGCTCCGGACTTTGTGGCATTGATGACGAATGCAAGTCGCTCGATTTTGTTCACATGTTTGTTCTAGGAGTGTGTTTTCTTCAGGCAATCGAAAAGCACTGGGCTGATTAAGATGTAACTTTTCGGGTTTGAGAGCTTAACGTCTAACTCCTTGTAATCTCTCCGCCTTGACCTGTGTGTAAGCGAGAGTCATGCTCTATCCAATGTTCAGTCCATTTCAGTACTATTGCCCAGCAGTGGAGGCTGCTCGGCCTGAAAACTACTGGCAGGTAATAATTGTTGCAGTGCTTTGGCTTGGTGTACGGCAATTGATGAAGGCTCGCGAGGCAGTTGCTCGTGAGACTGATGTTGAGGACAAACGTTATTGCCCGCGTATTTGGTTGGCGAGAAACGCGACTTTGCCCGTGCTTGCGGTAGTTCTGGTGATTATTGCGACAGCATTTGAGTTATCCGGAATCTCTGTCCCTGTGCTGCGATTGGGGGCGACACTTTTTAGCCTTTGGACGCTTATTGGAATAGCGACGGCTTTCATTCCAGACAGGTTTTGGGCTGAATCCACAGCCGTGGTGTTTTTTGCAATCACGACGTTTGCCATGTTGACGGTCGATGATGAGCTGATCGATTTTCTGGATTCCTTACAGCTGCCGATCTCAGCAGGTGGGACCAGTCTGTCGGTGTGGAAACTTTTTACCGTGGCGACTTCACTTGGCATTGCCATCTGGATTGGGCTGGGTCTCTCAAAATTTCTTGAACGGCGTGTCCAAAGTCTGGACCGCATCAGCGGCTCAACTCGTGCCCTGATAGAAAAAGTCATTCGTGTTATTTTCATTATCTTTGCCATGGTCGTTGGCTTGACCTCTGTTGGGATCAACCTGTCCGCCCTGACTGTATTTGGTGGTGCTTTTGCACTCGGTCTTGGCTTTGGATTGCAAAAGATCGTCTCCAATCTCATCAGCGGATTCATTTTGCTTTCGGATAGTTCAATCAAGCCCGGCGACGTAATCGAACTTGATGATACATATGGCTGGATTAATACTCTGAGGGCTCGTTACGTTTCTGTTATTACTCGTGACGGGACAGAGCATTTGATCCCGAACGAAGATTTAATTACTCAGAAGGTCGTCAACTGGTCATTTACTCATGATCGAGTTCGCCTAAAGGC
The Rubellicoccus peritrichatus DNA segment above includes these coding regions:
- a CDS encoding NAD(+)/NADH kinase — protein: MNKIERLAFVINATKSGAVELADLLAAVAQNHGVTVRMTQDYPIEAGFLEGQDACCVVGGDGTLLSVVPESVSWNIPVFGINRGKLGFLATYSVQEAQDEFENILQGDYCIVNRSILECDTKDGERSLALNDAVIKSADVSRLIGLRVKCGDDLVTDYYSDGIIFSTPTGSTAYNLSSGGPIVMPDASVLTMTPVCPHTLTNRSLVFSGNTELSVELLESAGNPFLTLDGSQRFHGEHHFPFKIKICKKALPLLQPHTYSHFRILRKKLKWGNAEDSNS
- a CDS encoding mechanosensitive ion channel family protein: MFSPFQYYCPAVEAARPENYWQVIIVAVLWLGVRQLMKAREAVARETDVEDKRYCPRIWLARNATLPVLAVVLVIIATAFELSGISVPVLRLGATLFSLWTLIGIATAFIPDRFWAESTAVVFFAITTFAMLTVDDELIDFLDSLQLPISAGGTSLSVWKLFTVATSLGIAIWIGLGLSKFLERRVQSLDRISGSTRALIEKVIRVIFIIFAMVVGLTSVGINLSALTVFGGAFALGLGFGLQKIVSNLISGFILLSDSSIKPGDVIELDDTYGWINTLRARYVSVITRDGTEHLIPNEDLITQKVVNWSFTHDRVRLKAPIGIAYKEDPHRVIKICIEAASTHPRVLEDPAPACLLKGFGDSSVDLELRFWIRDPHKGVSNVRSAVLLEVWDRFQAEGIEIPYPQHDLHIKTATPLTPEKND
- a CDS encoding response regulator transcription factor, giving the protein MKRVVIIEDQTAVREMIAHVVKADPSFEVIAETGDGQAALTLCLENKPDFVILDVMLPGLNGAEVLRRFSKHLRNTRVLVFSGYQNPSLVRELLQAGAHGFVEKAAPLSELKKGIEIVSHGGSYFGPEVAQMLREAVLNPQSNQKKGVEVLTAREREILQLIAESYSTKEVARKLDISVKTAENHRTNLMKKLDLHDVASLTRYAIQHGIIDTALRSPAETTPTTTTTAN
- a CDS encoding OmpA family protein, whose protein sequence is MKSLVKVSVALIGALLLLSGCSSDNGPTPADTVLNNPSRPTGWIPDGGLYNNPGSDTIGDGGIYSEDGDLLPGRDGAGGVALLGDGNEQILDVVYFGYDEYSIRPGERYKVEAAADFLRNNPGTTLIAEGHTDWKGTTQYNLGLGDRRANAVKDYLIQIGISPDRVEILSLGELEADQGLDKTDPEAINDRKVEMIVVGN